The sequence TGGGCGTAACGAGGGTTAAGGGCCAGGGCTTGATGCAAAACAGCTTCGGCCTCGGCGTTTTGCTCGGTCTGCAAGTAAATAATGCCCCGCTGTAAAAACGACTCTGGAGCCCTGGGGCTGTACTGCCCGGCTCGGTCAAAAGCGGCTAAAGCTTCAGGAAATCGCCCTTGGGATTGGTAGACCAGGCCCAGGTTGTAGTGGGCATTGCCCAGGGTCGGCTCAATGGCGATCGCCCGCTGGAGATAGGCTTCGGCCTGATCGAGGTTGTTGCCTTCGATCAGGGCACCGCCGAGGTTGGCGTAGGCCAGAGCGAACTGGGGGTCGGCGCGAACCGCAGCCCAGAACGCAGAGGCTGCCTCTTGCAACTGCCCCTTTTGGCGCAGGGCCAGACCCATGTTGTAGTGGGCGGCGGCGAGGCTGGGGTCAAGGGCAGCGGCCTGTTGGAACTGGGCCAAGGCGGGCTCAATTTGTCCTTGCTGAATTAGGGCTAACCCCTGGTTAAGGGCAGCTTCAGCGGCGGCGGCTCCGTCGGTGGGGGCAGCGGCCTGGGCATAGCTCGCTAGGGGGCGAAAGGGGGGAGACAAGAGCGGTAGGGCGATCGCTGCAGCGACCATGCTTCCGCGTAAATACTGCAACAGTCGTAGGGTAGGCCGTGTCATCACTTGCCGCCGTGGCCTCTGGCCCGATAGAACGCCCCTAACAATATAGACAAGCTTTGGTTTTTTCAACCGTCTATCGCGCTGAGTTGAAACTTGGACAAGTCCGACTGGCTCCCTTAGCTAAGGCAGTTGACCAGGCCCTGAACTTGTAATTGATTACCGCAGCGGCAGTCATGGTGTCAACTGTGACCTCGCTAGTTGTTTGAGTAGCCACTTAGAAAAGTGGCTTTTCTGTGCGGAGATCCCTGCTTTCAGAGTGAGGTTCTCTTTATCGCAAGTTCATGATTGCCCTGGTTCAACAGAACCTCGGTTCATCAGAACGCGACATTCTTAGCTGTGTTTCCGGATGACTCCCCTAACTCTGTTGTGTCTTAACTCAGGAAGCCCATGGTCACTATGAGTTCATCCTCTACCCTTTCTCAGACTTCTGCTGTTGCCCCTACCCAAGAGATCGCTAACCTACCGCTGCTCAGTGCTGTGCTTGAAGGGTTTGTGGACGGCATTCTGGTGCTGTCTAACGATGGCACCTGTGTGCACAGTAACCAAAAGGGCCGAGCCCTCTGCCGCGACCTGGGTGAGAGCGATCGCCCCGATGCGCTACCTGCCTGTCTCAAAACTATGAGCCAGCACCTTCAAGAGAGTCGCGAGTTTTACCCTGAGGTTCTCTTAGTGCTCACCCAAGAGGTCACATCTCGTTCGGGCCATCAGATTCGAGTTCGCATCCAGTGGCTCGATTTGCCGACAACGCCGGATACTTATCTGTTGGTTTCTCTAGAAAATAAAACTCGCTCGGCCCATAGCTCTGCGTTGCTAGAGGCGGTGCAGTATAATCTGACTCCCCGAGAGCGGGCGGTGTGGATGCTAAGGCGGGCCAACCGCACCTACGACGAAATTGCCAAGGAGCTTTACATCACGGTCAACACCGTGAAGCGCCACCTCAAGAGCATCTATGCCAAGCGTAAGGAGGTGAGTGAACCCCTGGTGAACTAGGAGCTTGACCCAGCTGATTGTGACAGGCTCAATAGCGTTGGCTAGGCTTTGAATACCGAATCCGATCCACAAAACCCCGATTTGAAACCGATACCTCGTAGGGGCATTGCATTGCAATGCCCCCTACAAATCGGGGGTATACAGATAGGATTTGGGATAAGTCGCTCGGCTCTACGTCGCTCGGTTCTACCGCAGCCTAGCCCAACCCAGTAAGCTAAGATCAGTGCCCGCATTGGTTTGCCCCTTTGATGGCTCTTTTCTCTCTTACCTATTGCTGCCTATGCTGCCCAAGGATGACCTGCTGAAAGCGGTGGAAAACCGTGACTGCTTGGCCCGAGTGTTAGACCAAGCCGACCAGGCGATTAAAACCTGGGAGATTGTGGTTACCGATTTTCTAACGCCCCCAGAGCAGATGGAGGCCACGGCTCTGTTGCAGCGGTTGACCGATGTGCACAGTCTGGCCTGGGGCGGCTATCCCCAGGCGGAGCGGCAGCGATTGGCGATCGCCCGTACCGACATTCCTTTAGACCCCAGCCAGATTCCTCTGGCGCTGCTGACGGTGGGGGGCAACTTTATGTTTGACCCCGCCAACCACGGCGATTTTTTAGGGGCGCTGTTGGGCACTGGCCTAGAGCGGGGCAAGGTGGGCGATATTATTGTGCTCGGTGAGCGGGGGGCTCAGGCGATCGCGGTGCCAGAACTCGTTGATTTTCTTACTCAGTCGCTGATTCAGGTGCGCTCTGTCCCGGTTAAAACTCAGCAGCTCGATTGGGATCAGCTGCGGGTGCGCCCGCCCCAGAAGAAAGAACTCACCACCGTGGAAGCTTCTCTGCGACTCGACGCGGTGGCCTCAGCGGGGTTTGGCATGTCGCGCAGCAAAATGGCCGATTTGATTGGCAGCGGTGACGTGCGGGTGAACTGGAAACCGATCACTCAACCCAGCCACCCTCTGGCCACGGGAGATCTGGTGGCGATTCGCGGCAAGGGACGGCTTGAAATTGGCGATGTGGCGGTCACTAAAAAAGAACGCTACCGGATTAACCTCACCCGATACGCCTAGTACCCTGGGGTCATGGATGATTGCTCCTAGGCGTTCGGAATCCAGGCCTCCAGGCGCAGGCGGGCAATTTTCTCAATTTCGCCTAGGGCCGTAGCCATCTCAACGGCGGGCGAATTGTGCAGTCGCTGGGCAAAGTTCTCCAGAATTGAGGTTTTGGTGTGACCTGCCACGGCCAAAATAAACGGGAAGCCAAAGGTGGCTTTGTACTGCTGATTGAGCTGCTGAAACCGATCGTATTCTTCAGCGCTGAGCTGGTTTAGCCCAGCTTTGCTCTGCTCAGCCACAGAGGCCTCGGCCATGGCGACCCGCGCGCCCAGGTCGGGGTGCGCGTTGATCAGGGCCAGCTTTTCGTCGTCGGTGAGGGTCTGCACTACGGCCACCATCTTTTGGTGCAGATCGGCTCTTGAGGCAAAGGGGCGCTGGGGCCAGACCTGGGCGGCGATCGCCGGGGTGTCTTCAAAGGCGGGGCCAATGGCTGCTACAAACTCGGCCTCGGCCATGGCGTTGAGTTGGTCTAGGGTGTAGGGCATGAGGTCGGGTGTTGGGTGTTGGGTGTCGGGTGGTGGTTTGCGGTTGGGCGGCTTGGATCTGGGGCCTGTTTGCTTAAGCAAAAAGACTAGACTCCTTAGAGGCGTTGGGCAATGGCGATCGCCACCGGGCTCAGCAGCAGGGCTGGTAAAAACGAGGCCACGCGCACTTGGGCCACATCTAGCAGGTTGAGGCCAATGCCCAAAATCATCAGCCCGCCCGTGCCAGTAATCAGCAATACTTGGGGGCTATTGACCGGATCTGGGATGATCGCCCCAGACAGGCTAGCCAGGAGCGATAGCCCTCCCTGCACCACAAACAGGCTCAGGGCCGAGAAGCCGACGCCAATGCCGTAGGTGCCGGTGAGCGCGATCGCCGCTAGACCGTCCATGGTGGCCTTAAGAGTGAGCAGGGCATTGTCGCCGGAGAGCCCGTTGTTGAGGCTGCCCACAATTGCCATGGGGCCAATGCAAAACAGCAGGCTTGCCGCCACAAAGCCCTCGGTAAAGCGCCCCCCGCCCCGTACCCGTGCTTTGAGCCAATCGCCCAAGACTGACAGGCGTTTTTCGATCTGCCACCATTCGCCCAGCAGCCCGCCGGCAGCCATCACCAGCAGCGCCAAAATAATGCCGTCGATGGGGCCAGCCTCGAGGTTAGACAGACTGCTGGCCATAGAGACGCCAATGACCAGCGTCATCAGCCCCACAGCTTGGGTAATGATCTGCTGCATTGACTTGGGTAAGTGGCTGCGCAGCATCAACCCCAGGGAGGTCCCCAGCACCACAGTGGCAACGTTAATCCAGGTGCCGCTGGTTTTCGCCCACAGGCTGAGCATAGAGAGTCCTTTTGGTATGAGTTCTTTTAGTCCGTTCAAGCCTATAGCTAAAGGGGCAAGGGGGAGGTTTGCCCTGCCGAGCGGGGCCGAGTAAGGCAGATTAGATCCGCGATCGCCCCAACCCAATCTTCCCCCGATCCACGTTATTCTCCAGACAGATCTATTGTTAGCCCGTTGCCGAGGAAAGTGCCATGGTGGTTCCCATTAGCCTAGTTCGTGCCACCTCTTACCATAGGCCCGAACTGGAGCGATCGCTCACCCAAGTGCTAGCGCCCCTGGGTGGTATGGCGGCCTTTGTCAAACCGGGCGATCGCGTGCTGCTCAAGCCCAATCTGCTCACGGCCTCTCGCCCCACCAAAGCCTGCACGACCGAGCCAGAGCTAGTCTATGCCGTGGCTCAGCAGGTTAAAGCCGTTGGCGGCAAGCCCTTTCTCGGCGATAGCCCTGCCTTTGGCAGCGCCTACGGAGTGGCCAAGGCCAATGGTCTGCTGCCCCTGGCCCAGGCACTCGACCTGCCCATTGTCGAACTCCACGGCCATCGCTACTCCACGGCTAACCCAGACTTTGATCACCTGCGCCTCTCCAAAGAAGCCATGGAGGCCGACGTGGTGATCAACCTACCCAAGGTAAAATCCCATGTGCAGCTGACGCTGACGTTGGGCGTCAAAAATTTGTTTGGCTGCGTACCCGGCAAAATGAAGGCCTGGTGGCATATGGAAGCGGGTAAAGATGTGCAGCGCTTCGGCACCATGCTGGTCGAAACGGCCCGGCTGATCGACCCCGCCCTCACCATTGTCGATGGCATCGTTGGTCACGAAGGCAATGGCCCCAGTGGTGGCGAGCCCAGAGATTTGGGCGTGCTGGGAGCGGCTGGCAACGTATTTGCCCTCGATCGCGCGATGGTAGCGGTGCTTGGGGTAGACCCCCTGGTGGTGCCCACGGTCGCGCAGTCAATGCGGCTGGGGCTATGTCCTGCCTGGGAGGAATTGGCGTTTCCGCTGCTCGCGCCCGACGACGTGTTGGTCGCCGATTGGCAACTGCCGACCGAACTCATGCCCATTGACTTTGGCATGCCGAGGGTCGTGAAATCGACCTTTAAGCACCTGTATATTCGATTTATTCAAGAGCCCATGGCGGCCTATGCTGGGCGGCTGTAGCCGAGCTTCAAGTAATGCTTTGGGTCACTCCGATCCACAAAAACAATCCCCAGATGCCTGTAACAGACCCTGGGGATTGATCGGTAGGGGAATGAACCTAACGGTTCTCTTCGACTGAGCTATTGCGCCGAGTTTGCCCGACCCAGGCGACTAGCCCCCGTGGTCGGTGCATTCTGACTCGCCAGAATCGTTTGCTCTAGCACCTCAGCGGCACGGAGGTATTGGGTATCCGCCTCGGTGCCCAGTAGGGCCGGGTTGCTAAACAGTTCGCGGCGCTGCTGAGCACTCAGGTCAACGGTGACATCGGGGGTAATGCCCTTGGTGCTGATGTCGGTGCCGTCGGGGGTGTAGTAGTGGGCCACGGTAACGGTGAGACCAGAGCCATCGGTCAGCCCGTGGAGCGATTGTACGAGAGCCTTGCCGTAGGTGGTGGTGCCAACTACGGTGGCTCGGTTGTTGTCGCGCAGGGCTCCGGTCAAAATTTCGCTAGAGCTGGCCGATCGCCCATCGACTAGCACCGTGAGTGGCAGGTTGGTCAGGGCAGTGCGGTTGGCAGAAATAGCCTCATCTTTGCCGCTGCGATCGAGGGTGCGCACAATCGGGCCATGCTGAAGCCACATGCGGCTGATATCGATGCTGGCCATCAACAGACCGCCGGGGTTACCGCGCAGGTCGAGCACAAACCCTTCGACTCCAGCATCGCTCAGGGTGCGAATGGCACTAGCCATCTGGGTAGCGGCATTGGCGTTAAACTCAATCAGCCGAATGTAGCCAATAGGGCGACCGCCAACCGTCTTTTGTGAATACTCAACGGTGGGCAGATCCATGCGGGCGCGGGTGAGAATCAGGGTGCGGGGCGCGCCGCCATTACGAGAAATGGTGAGCGTTATCTGAGACCCTTCGGCACCCCGCAGCTGTTGCAGTACGCCCTCGGCACTGAGACGCTCGGTGCTCTGACCGTCGACCAGCATAATGCGATCGCCCACGATAACCCCCGCCCCTTCCGCCGGAGACCCAGCCCCTACACCAGTCACCAGCACGGCCCCGGTTTGGCTGTTGCGCTCTAGCTGTACCCCAATGCCCGATACCTCACCAGAGGTCTGCTCAGTGAGGTCGGCATATTCTGCCGGAGAGAGAAAGCGGGTGTAGGGATCGTTGAGTCGCCGTAGGGCCGCTCGCAGGGCGGTGTAGGCTGCTTCCTGAGAGGTATATTCCCGGCTGAGCAAATCTTGGCGGGTTGCCTGCCAGTCAGTGTGGTTAAAACTACCGTCGACGTACTCTCGATTAATAATTTGCCAGGCTTCGTCGATGACTACCTTAGGACTGTCTTCAAGCTCGGTGATCGGGTTGGCTGCTAGGGCCGTTTCAGCAGCCAACGTCGCCAGAGCCAACGGAGCCAACGCTAAAACCTGAACCGCAGGATGCACTAGGGACAGCAGCCGAGGGGAGGAAGAATTTGACATTGCAGTATTACCAGCCTGGGCAGGGACGGAAGATTAAGTCGGGGGCAGTGCTGAACCCAGCCAATCTTGAGCCTATTGTGACTGATGGTTTAACTCTTTGGCCAGATGCGAAGGCTACTTTTAGAGATTTTAGGATTTTCTTTAGCTGCACAAAAAGCTGACAGCGCTGAGAATTCACCAGAAACGGCCTTACCTGGGTGCCCTAGTCCAGTTACCAACTGCCACAGTCCCCCCTTGACAAACCGCGATCGCTCTAGCTGCCGTCCTCTTGCTGCTAAATACCGCCTAGTACTAGCCAGTACTGGGCGGCAGAACCATGACAACCTTTCCTAAGGATGGCCGACGCCAGGGGGGCAGGAACAGTTAGCTGACTCGTGCCCCAGAGTACTCACTCCCCTGCCGATACAGGTGCTCTAGGCCCGGTTGGTGGCGTTGATCTCATCTAAAATGGTTTGGGCACCCTCTGACCGCAGATGCTCGGCGAGCTGGGCTCCCAGGGCTTCGGCTTCGGCGGTGGGGCCTTGTACGGTGTTTTTGATCACCCGCTGACCGTCGAGGCTGGCTACCAGCCCGGTGAGGGTTAGGGTATCACCATCGAGGCTAGTGTTGACGCCGATGGGAACCTGACAACCCCCTTCTAGCTCTCGCAGAAAGGCGCGTTCGGCCAGGCAGCGGGCAGTGGTGGGGCCGTGGGACAAGACGCTCAGCAACTGGAGGATCTCGGCATCGCCGGTGCGACACTCGATGCCCAGCGCCCCCTGGCCCACAGCGTGGAGGGAGATCTCGGGGGGCAGAAGCTCGTGGATGCGATCGCTCATATCCATACGGTGCAGCCCCGCCGCTGCCAAAATAATGCCGTCGTAGCCGCCCTCGTCAAGCTTGCGCAGCCGGGTGTTGAGGTTGCCGCGAATGTCTTTAAAGGTGAGGTGGGGGTAATGGTGGCGCAGCTGAGCCAGTCGCCGCAGCGATGAGGTGCCAATCACCGCGCCTTCGGGCAGGGTGGCCAGGGTTTTGTCTTTATGGTTTTCGTGTACCACCAGGGCGTCGGCGGGGTCTTCGCGCTCGGTGACACAGCCCAGCATCAGCCCCTCGGGTAGGCGGGTGGGCAAGTCTTTGAGGGAGTG is a genomic window of Nodosilinea sp. E11 containing:
- a CDS encoding tetratricopeptide repeat protein; this encodes MTRPTLRLLQYLRGSMVAAAIALPLLSPPFRPLASYAQAAAPTDGAAAAEAALNQGLALIQQGQIEPALAQFQQAAALDPSLAAAHYNMGLALRQKGQLQEAASAFWAAVRADPQFALAYANLGGALIEGNNLDQAEAYLQRAIAIEPTLGNAHYNLGLVYQSQGRFPEALAAFDRAGQYSPRAPESFLQRGIIYLQTEQNAEAEAVLHQALALNPRYAQAHYNLGIARFNQGQTETALESFRLATQINGSYADAYYSAGLAFVQLGRYDEARTVLEYAKNLYITMGNPTWAARAQSHLNQLPEG
- a CDS encoding helix-turn-helix transcriptional regulator — protein: MSSSSTLSQTSAVAPTQEIANLPLLSAVLEGFVDGILVLSNDGTCVHSNQKGRALCRDLGESDRPDALPACLKTMSQHLQESREFYPEVLLVLTQEVTSRSGHQIRVRIQWLDLPTTPDTYLLVSLENKTRSAHSSALLEAVQYNLTPRERAVWMLRRANRTYDEIAKELYITVNTVKRHLKSIYAKRKEVSEPLVN
- a CDS encoding photosystem II S4 domain protein, yielding MLPKDDLLKAVENRDCLARVLDQADQAIKTWEIVVTDFLTPPEQMEATALLQRLTDVHSLAWGGYPQAERQRLAIARTDIPLDPSQIPLALLTVGGNFMFDPANHGDFLGALLGTGLERGKVGDIIVLGERGAQAIAVPELVDFLTQSLIQVRSVPVKTQQLDWDQLRVRPPQKKELTTVEASLRLDAVASAGFGMSRSKMADLIGSGDVRVNWKPITQPSHPLATGDLVAIRGKGRLEIGDVAVTKKERYRINLTRYA
- the uraD gene encoding 2-oxo-4-hydroxy-4-carboxy-5-ureidoimidazoline decarboxylase; the protein is MPYTLDQLNAMAEAEFVAAIGPAFEDTPAIAAQVWPQRPFASRADLHQKMVAVVQTLTDDEKLALINAHPDLGARVAMAEASVAEQSKAGLNQLSAEEYDRFQQLNQQYKATFGFPFILAVAGHTKTSILENFAQRLHNSPAVEMATALGEIEKIARLRLEAWIPNA
- a CDS encoding DUF554 domain-containing protein gives rise to the protein MLSLWAKTSGTWINVATVVLGTSLGLMLRSHLPKSMQQIITQAVGLMTLVIGVSMASSLSNLEAGPIDGIILALLVMAAGGLLGEWWQIEKRLSVLGDWLKARVRGGGRFTEGFVAASLLFCIGPMAIVGSLNNGLSGDNALLTLKATMDGLAAIALTGTYGIGVGFSALSLFVVQGGLSLLASLSGAIIPDPVNSPQVLLITGTGGLMILGIGLNLLDVAQVRVASFLPALLLSPVAIAIAQRL
- a CDS encoding DUF362 domain-containing protein, translating into MVVPISLVRATSYHRPELERSLTQVLAPLGGMAAFVKPGDRVLLKPNLLTASRPTKACTTEPELVYAVAQQVKAVGGKPFLGDSPAFGSAYGVAKANGLLPLAQALDLPIVELHGHRYSTANPDFDHLRLSKEAMEADVVINLPKVKSHVQLTLTLGVKNLFGCVPGKMKAWWHMEAGKDVQRFGTMLVETARLIDPALTIVDGIVGHEGNGPSGGEPRDLGVLGAAGNVFALDRAMVAVLGVDPLVVPTVAQSMRLGLCPAWEELAFPLLAPDDVLVADWQLPTELMPIDFGMPRVVKSTFKHLYIRFIQEPMAAYAGRL
- a CDS encoding S41 family peptidase, with the translated sequence MSNSSSPRLLSLVHPAVQVLALAPLALATLAAETALAANPITELEDSPKVVIDEAWQIINREYVDGSFNHTDWQATRQDLLSREYTSQEAAYTALRAALRRLNDPYTRFLSPAEYADLTEQTSGEVSGIGVQLERNSQTGAVLVTGVGAGSPAEGAGVIVGDRIMLVDGQSTERLSAEGVLQQLRGAEGSQITLTISRNGGAPRTLILTRARMDLPTVEYSQKTVGGRPIGYIRLIEFNANAATQMASAIRTLSDAGVEGFVLDLRGNPGGLLMASIDISRMWLQHGPIVRTLDRSGKDEAISANRTALTNLPLTVLVDGRSASSSEILTGALRDNNRATVVGTTTYGKALVQSLHGLTDGSGLTVTVAHYYTPDGTDISTKGITPDVTVDLSAQQRRELFSNPALLGTEADTQYLRAAEVLEQTILASQNAPTTGASRLGRANSAQ
- the hemC gene encoding hydroxymethylbilane synthase, which produces MHSTASPTVSTPQRTVRIVSRKSQLALIQTHWVRDELQRHFPDLGFEIVTMETQGDKVLDVSLSKIGDKGLFTQELEDTMLRGDSDFAVHSLKDLPTRLPEGLMLGCVTEREDPADALVVHENHKDKTLATLPEGAVIGTSSLRRLAQLRHHYPHLTFKDIRGNLNTRLRKLDEGGYDGIILAAAGLHRMDMSDRIHELLPPEISLHAVGQGALGIECRTGDAEILQLLSVLSHGPTTARCLAERAFLRELEGGCQVPIGVNTSLDGDTLTLTGLVASLDGQRVIKNTVQGPTAEAEALGAQLAEHLRSEGAQTILDEINATNRA